In the Methylomonas rhizoryzae genome, one interval contains:
- a CDS encoding CCE_0567 family metalloprotein, protein MSDEDIKKLEKEVKKTKRLAGEAAMELHDLIEDRLPDAYGELMAVAQNTYEACKAWDEANKKYLAASAETA, encoded by the coding sequence ATGAGTGACGAAGACATCAAAAAACTGGAAAAAGAAGTGAAGAAAACCAAGCGGCTCGCCGGCGAAGCGGCCATGGAACTGCACGACTTGATCGAAGACCGTTTGCCTGACGCCTATGGCGAATTGATGGCCGTAGCGCAAAACACCTACGAGGCTTGCAAAGCGTGGGACGAAGCAAACAAGAAATATTTAGCGGCAAGCGCCGAGACTGCCTGA
- the fdxB gene encoding ferredoxin III, nif-specific translates to MSEFVTGVTFGGKVWTPSYVADLNQRDCIGCGRCFKVCPRDVFDLIERDEAFADADMDDDFDEDDNTMVMSLKNPADCIGCQACSKVCPKDCFTHEHKLAA, encoded by the coding sequence ATGAGTGAATTTGTAACCGGTGTAACCTTTGGCGGCAAGGTCTGGACGCCGTCTTACGTTGCCGACTTGAATCAGCGCGACTGCATAGGCTGCGGCCGCTGTTTCAAAGTCTGCCCGCGCGACGTGTTCGACTTGATCGAACGCGACGAAGCCTTTGCCGATGCGGACATGGACGACGATTTCGACGAAGACGATAACACCATGGTCATGAGCTTGAAAAACCCGGCCGATTGCATCGGTTGCCAAGCTTGTTCCAAAGTGTGTCCCAAGGATTGCTTTACCCACGAGCACAAGCTGGCGGCTTGA